In Saccharothrix syringae, the following are encoded in one genomic region:
- a CDS encoding NAD(P)H-dependent oxidoreductase, with protein MPVRILALVGSLRAGSHNRQLAETAVRLAPEGVEIELFEGLADVPFYNEDIDLDGSAPEHATRLRAAATGADALLLFSPEYNGTIPAVLKNAIDWLSRPFGAGALKDKPVAVVGTAYGQYGGVWAQDEARKAAGIAGATVLGDLTLSIPGSVVRFAETHPADDAEVTAQLTELLNGLASRVAAHTAA; from the coding sequence ATGCCCGTCCGCATCCTGGCCCTCGTCGGCAGCCTCCGCGCCGGTTCCCACAACCGCCAGCTCGCCGAGACCGCCGTCCGGCTCGCCCCCGAGGGCGTCGAGATCGAGCTGTTCGAGGGACTGGCCGACGTGCCCTTCTACAACGAGGACATCGACCTCGACGGCTCCGCGCCCGAGCACGCCACCCGGCTGCGCGCCGCCGCCACCGGGGCCGACGCGCTGCTGCTGTTCTCCCCGGAGTACAACGGCACCATCCCGGCCGTGCTGAAGAACGCCATCGACTGGCTGTCCCGCCCCTTCGGCGCGGGTGCCCTGAAGGACAAGCCGGTCGCCGTGGTCGGCACCGCGTACGGCCAGTACGGCGGCGTGTGGGCGCAGGACGAGGCGCGCAAGGCGGCGGGCATCGCCGGCGCCACCGTGCTCGGCGACCTCACCCTGTCGATCCCCGGTTCGGTGGTCCGCTTCGCCGAGACCCACCCGGCCGACGACGCCGAGGTCACCGCCCAGCTCACCGAGCTGCTCAACGGCCTGGCCTCCCGCGTCGCCGCGCACACCGCGGCCTGA
- a CDS encoding FAD-binding oxidoreductase has product MTDHDTPPPDLAARAVTPGHPDYDRLRSTYAWPGSPALLLRPTDPDQVARALTHARTRPLPLAIRSGGHGISGRATNDGGIVIDLTALHGVEVLDHRLVRVGAGARWGDVARTLAPHGLAISSGDYGDVGVGGLATSGGQGLLARAHGLTVDRVRAATVVLADGRTVRADADHHPDLFWALRGAGGNLGVVTSFDIEAVELSDVVHAAFTHDATDTAAFLRAWGDLVEHAPRELTAFLTLVRAQDHRIAQTRAVWAGDDTGAAAAALQPFLDLAPVHRHHADLLPYAAIMAPDHARHRGQGRGRSRSALVEHLDPRTTDVVADLFTAGHTAHLEVRAVGGAVNDVPADVPAYAHRDRNFSLAAVLDTGPAAWDRLDADAIHLSFETHDQAAALTKVFPPDTLARLRRVKAAYDPDNVFRHNFPVTP; this is encoded by the coding sequence GTGACCGACCACGACACCCCGCCCCCCGACCTGGCCGCCCGCGCCGTCACCCCCGGCCACCCCGACTACGACCGCCTCCGCTCCACCTACGCCTGGCCCGGCTCACCGGCCCTGCTCCTGCGCCCCACCGACCCCGACCAGGTCGCCCGCGCCCTCACCCACGCCCGCACCCGCCCGCTCCCCCTGGCCATCCGCAGCGGCGGCCACGGCATCAGCGGCCGCGCCACCAACGACGGCGGCATCGTCATCGACCTGACCGCCCTCCACGGCGTCGAAGTCCTCGACCACCGCCTGGTCCGCGTCGGCGCCGGCGCCCGCTGGGGCGACGTGGCCCGCACCCTCGCCCCGCACGGCCTGGCCATCAGCTCCGGCGACTACGGCGACGTCGGCGTCGGCGGCCTGGCCACCAGCGGCGGCCAGGGACTCCTCGCCCGCGCCCACGGCCTGACCGTCGACCGCGTCCGCGCCGCCACCGTCGTGCTCGCCGACGGCCGCACCGTGCGCGCCGACGCCGACCACCACCCCGACCTGTTCTGGGCCCTGCGCGGCGCGGGCGGCAACCTCGGCGTGGTCACCTCCTTCGACATCGAGGCCGTCGAGCTGTCCGACGTCGTCCACGCCGCGTTCACCCACGACGCCACCGACACCGCCGCGTTCCTGCGCGCCTGGGGCGACCTGGTCGAGCACGCACCCCGCGAGCTCACCGCGTTCCTCACCCTCGTCCGCGCCCAGGACCACCGCATCGCCCAGACCAGGGCCGTCTGGGCGGGCGACGACACCGGTGCCGCCGCCGCGGCGCTCCAGCCCTTCCTCGACCTCGCCCCCGTCCACCGCCACCACGCCGACCTGCTGCCGTACGCCGCGATCATGGCCCCCGACCACGCCCGCCACCGGGGCCAGGGCCGCGGGCGCAGCCGCTCCGCCCTGGTCGAGCACCTGGACCCCCGCACCACCGACGTGGTCGCCGACCTGTTCACCGCGGGTCACACCGCCCACCTGGAGGTCCGCGCGGTCGGCGGCGCGGTCAACGACGTCCCCGCCGACGTCCCCGCCTACGCCCACCGCGACCGCAACTTCTCCCTGGCCGCCGTCCTCGACACCGGCCCCGCCGCCTGGGACCGGCTCGACGCCGACGCGATCCACCTCAGCTTCGAGACCCACGACCAGGCCGCCGCCCTGACCAAGGTCTTCCCGCCGGACACCCTGGCCCGCCTGCGCCGCGTCAAGGCCGCCTACGACCCGGACAACGTCTTCCGCCACAACTTCCCGGTCACGCCCTGA